From the Sphingobium yanoikuyae genome, the window GTTCCGGGTCTCACCAGCACGCGGCTGAAGCTCATCACCGGCACCGGCCAGGCCAGCACCCCCCTGATCAGCATCACCAACGACAAGAATTTCATCCTGCGCACGGCGCAGACCCGCATCTTCCTGGAGAGCCGGGTCGCAACCTTGCTGACCGGGATCGCGACGATCCGCATCCCGCTCTATGTCGAACTGGCATCGGCCGAAGCGCAATTGTCGAATATCGTCTGCGATCAGGGTGCCATCAACAATGGCGTGACGCTGGCGGTCAAGCCGTCGATCGGCACGGCGGTGATCGGTGACGTCGATGAAGCCGCGCTCACCAATTTCGCGACGCCCGCCAATCCGCGTACCGCGACTCTGGCCTCGGTCCTCGGATCGCTGACCCAGGTCCATGCCTATGCCAATGTCGCGCTGGGCGGCGTGACCCAGCAGAATGTGCTGTTCACGCCCAGCGATATTTCCGGGCAGCAGAGCAAGACCATCAGCACCCAGGATCTGACCCAGGGGGTCGCCTCCAGCCTGGCCAACCAGACCAAGGTCACGGTCACGCTCGCGGGCCTGCAACTGCCGCTCAGCCCCCTGATCTCGCCCGTCATGGGCCTTCTGGGTGAAACGGCGCAGATTCTCGACGGCTTGCTAAACAACCTCACCGCCATCCTTGGCGTGAAGCTCGGAACCGCAACGGTCAAGGTCCACCAGATGCGGTGCGGGATGCCCACCTTGGTCGCCTGATGCGCTAAGCGCTTGCCATCATTGCCGCCGGCTTGCAGGAACAGGCCATGGGCGCAATCATGCTGCAGGGAACCGGATCGGACGTCGGCAAATCGGTGCTGGTGGCGGGGCTATGCCGCGCCCTGCTCCGCCGGGGTTATCGCGTCCGGCCATTCAAGCCACAGAATATGTCGAACAATGCGGCCGTCACCGTGGACGGCGGCGAGATTGGCCGCGCACAGGCGCTGCAGGCGATCGCGTGCGGGGTGGAGGCGCATACGGACATGAATCCGGTGCTGATGAAGCCCCAGGCCGACCGAACGTCCCAGTTGATCGTCCATGGCCAGGTACGCGGCACATTGGGCAGCGGCAATTTCCGCAGTGCGCGCGGGCAGCTATTGGGCGCCGTGCTGGAAAGCTATGAGCGGCTGAAGGATCAATGCGACATCGTCGTGGTCGAAGGCGCGGGATCGCCGGCCGAGATCAACCTGCGCGCCGGCGACATTGCGAACATGGGCTTTGCCCGCGCCGCCGATGTACCGGTGCTGCTGGTCGGCGATATCGACCGGGGCGGCGTGATCGCGGCGATCGTCGGCACCAGGGCCGTGATCGACCCGGACGATGCCGCGATGATCCGCGGCTTCCTGATCAACAAGTTCCGGGGCGACCCCGCGCTGTTCGAAGATGGCTATCGCCAGATCGAGGTGCTGTCAGGCTGGCGCGGCTTTGGCGTCGTCCCCTGGCTGGAGGATACCGCCCGCCTGCCCAGCGAGGATGCGGTTGTGCTGGAGCGGACAGCACAGCCCGGAACCGCGCGCACCGTCATCGCCTGCCCGATCCTGCCGCGCATTTCCAATTTCGACGATCTTGACCCGTTCAAGCTCGATCCCGGCGTGGAGTTGCGCATGGTGCCACCCGGCCAGCCAATACCGGCCGAGGCCGCGCTGATCGTCCTGCCCGGCTCCAAGGCGACGATCGCCGACATGGCGGCTATGCGCGCGCAGGGCTGGGACATCGACATCTTGGCGCATCATCGCCGCGGTGGCGCGATCCTGGGCATTTGCGGGGGATATCAGATGCTGGGGCACCATATCGCCGATCCCGACGGCATCGAGGGACCGGCCGGCACGGTCGCGGGCCTGGGCCTGCTCGACGTCGAGACGCGACTGTCGACGGGCAAACGGCTGGAACGGGTCGAAGGCTTGGCGCTGGGCGCCGTCTTTGGCGGTTATGAGATGCATATCGGCGAAACGAGCGGCCCCGACAGCGACCGCCCCTTCGCACGCCTGGGCAGCAATGCAGACGGCGCGATCAGCACCGACGGCCGGGTGATGGGCACCTATGTCCATGGCCTGCTCGCCAGCAGCCCGCTGCGCGCTGCCCTGCTTGCCCGGCTGGGCGCCGATGGTGGCGTGGCGAATTATGACCAGTCGGTCGACAGGGCACTGGATGCCATCGCCGCGCAATTGGAGGATCATCTCGACATCGAGGCAATCGTCGCCTTGGCACTCGGCTGATCGCCTAGCTCCAGAAAGCCAAATGGGCCGGAAACCTTACGGTTTCCGGCCCATTTTATTCCTGTGAAGGAATGGTGCACCCGGAACGATTCGAACGTCCGACCCTCAGATTCGTAGTCTGATGCTCTATCCAGCTGAGCTACGGGTGCGTTGTGGAGGCGCAGATATAAGGGCCCGGCTGATCTGGCAACCCCCAAAAATCATCAATGTGAAATTTATGCGAAAATTGCCGACAAAAGCCCGTATTTCCGGGACTTGCCCCTCGCCGCCTATTGCTTGCGTCGCGGCCAGGGATGGAGAATCGGGATGTAGATGGCGGCAATGATGCCCAGCGCCAGGAAAGTGAGGCCGATCGCCAGCGCAATCACCCAGTAGCGCGGGTCTTCCTGCGACACGAACCATCCCGCAATCAGCGACGGAATGAACAGAAGGAGGCGTGCGATCCAGACCATGGATATTCCCCGCATGTCGAACGATGCACCGATCCTAGCATGCTGACTTCGGCAGGGAAAATAATCTGGAAGCCGCTTTGGCCTCTGATCGGTCATTCCCGATAGGGCGGCCGCAGCCGCATGCCCTTGGTCCGGCTGGTCAGATGATATTGGCGACACAGCGCACAGCGATAAGGCCGCAGAACGATATCGGCCCGATGGACGACCGCCCAGGCCTCCTCTTCCGTGGCATAGCGTGCCTTGCGGGTGCAGATGCCCAATGTCGTGCGCATGATGGAATGCTTCGCCAGATCGCGCCCGGCGTCAATGCCGATTTACGCAGCAAAATCTAAAGCAACTACAGTCAGTTGCGTTCGATCGTTCAGCGATGAAGGAAAATGGTGCACCCGGAACGATTCGAACGTCCGACCCTCAGATTCGTAGTCTGATGCTCTATCCAGCTGAGCTACGGGTGCGTTGGATGGCGCTGTTAGAAGCGTCCGGCGGTGCTGGCAAGCACTTTCTTTCACTTTTTTCGACAATGCCCGAACGACGGGCGTTTTCGGCAACTTCCCGGCGGGCTGATCGTTTCGACGCTGGAAAGGATGCCGACATGAGCTTCACACCCAATGAGATTGCGCTGCTGCTGGTGGCGCTGCTGGCCGGCCTGGTTCTTGGCCTGATGATGAGCGGCCGAGGCAAATATAAGCGCCTGTGGCGCGAGGAGCAGAGCGCCCACCATCACGCCATCCGGGATCGCGATGCGCGGCTGAATGCCGCCAATGAACGGATCGCCGAGTTGGAGCGCCAGTCTGC encodes:
- a CDS encoding cobyric acid synthase, with translation MGAIMLQGTGSDVGKSVLVAGLCRALLRRGYRVRPFKPQNMSNNAAVTVDGGEIGRAQALQAIACGVEAHTDMNPVLMKPQADRTSQLIVHGQVRGTLGSGNFRSARGQLLGAVLESYERLKDQCDIVVVEGAGSPAEINLRAGDIANMGFARAADVPVLLVGDIDRGGVIAAIVGTRAVIDPDDAAMIRGFLINKFRGDPALFEDGYRQIEVLSGWRGFGVVPWLEDTARLPSEDAVVLERTAQPGTARTVIACPILPRISNFDDLDPFKLDPGVELRMVPPGQPIPAEAALIVLPGSKATIADMAAMRAQGWDIDILAHHRRGGAILGICGGYQMLGHHIADPDGIEGPAGTVAGLGLLDVETRLSTGKRLERVEGLALGAVFGGYEMHIGETSGPDSDRPFARLGSNADGAISTDGRVMGTYVHGLLASSPLRAALLARLGADGGVANYDQSVDRALDAIAAQLEDHLDIEAIVALALG